The genomic DNA CAGTGACCGCGGTGCTCGCGGCCCTGCCGACGTCCATTCCTAGCCCGGATCAGGGTGTCTGGAACCTTGGGCCGCTACCCGTGCGGGCTTACGCGCTGCTGATCATCGTCGGCATCCTGGTGGCAGTATGGGTGGGCAACCGACGATGGATCGCCCGCGGTGGGCAAGCAGGAACCGTGGCGGACATCGCCTTGTGGGCGGTGCCGTTCGGCATCGTCGGGGGTCGGCTCTATCACGTCATCTCCGACAACCAGCTCTACTTCGGGCCGGGTGGCTCCGGATGGGCCGGTGCCGTCCAGATCTGGCAGGGCGGCCTCGGCATCTGGGGGGCCGTGCTCGGCGGCGCGCTAGGCGCCTGGATCGGTTGCCGACGCAAAGGGATCCCGTTGCCACCGTTCGGCGACGCGATCGCCCCGGGGATCATCCTGGCCCAGGCGATCGGTCGGTTCGGCAACTACTTCAACCAGGAGTTGTTCGGTGCCCCCACCGACCTTCCGTGGGGTTTGGAGATCAGCCCGGTCAACCGTCCCGCCGGCTACGAGGTTTTCGAGACCTTCCACCCCACTTTTCTCTACGAAGCGCTGTGGAACCTCGCGGTGTTCGCCGTCCTGCTGTGGGCGGACCGGCGTTTCCGGATGGGCCACGGCCGGGTGTTCGCGCTGTACGTCGCGCTGTACTGCCTCGGTCGGGTCTGGATCGAGATGCTGCGCATCGATACTGCCAACACCGTGCTCGGCCTGCGGCTGAACGTCTGGACGGCGGTCATCGTCGGGGTCGGCGCCCTGCTGTACCTGGTGATCAGCGCCCGACTGCGCCCCGGGCGGGAGTCTGCCGCCGAGCTCCAACCGCACGGCTCGCCCGGCCAACAGAAGTCGAGCCGACGCCGACCCCGACTCCGGGGATGTGCCGTCAGGGGGCCGTGGTTCGGTCGAGGGTGCTGGGTCGGCGGAAGGCTCCGGGTCCTCCGGGGCCAAGCCCCCGCGTAGCGGCTGACTGTCGCCACAAGCAGGGGCTCATCCGTTCGCTTGGAGCGGCTGTGGACTCGTCAGAGCCTCGGTGTGGGGGTTATGATCCCGATAGCCGCGGGCCAACGTCGTCCCGCGGGCCAGCCCGGTGATCACATCGCCGGTTTCCCGCCCGCCGGACGACTGAAGGTAGCCCATGATGCACGCGGCTTTCCCCCCTCCTCAGGGTCTCTACGACCCCCGGCACGAACGCGATGCCTGCGGCGTGGCCTTCGTCGCCACGTTGACCGGTGCCCCGAGCCACGACATCGTCGCCAAGGCGCTGACGGCGTTGGCGAACCTGGAGCATCGAGGGGCCTCCGGTTCCGAGCCTGACTCCGGTGACGGGGCAGGAATCTTGACCCAGGTTCCCGACGCGTTCTTCCGTGCCGTCGTCGACTTCGATCTGCCGGTGGCGGGGGAGTACGCGGTCGGGACGGCGTTCCTGCCCTGCGATGACGACGGGCTCGGATCGACCTTCCTCCCGGCGGCCGACGACCTGTGCGCCCAGTCCGTCGCCGACATCGAGGAGATCGCGGCCGACGAGGGTCTGACGGTGCTGGGGTGGCGCGATGTGCCCACCGATCCGTCCTTGGTGGGGCGCACGGCGCGCAGCGTCATGCCCCGATTCCGGCAGCTCTTCGTCTCCCGGCCCGGATTGTCCGGCCTGGAACTCGACCGGCTGGCGTTCTGCCTGCGCAAGCGCGCTGAGCGTGAGACCGACGTGTACTTCCCATCCCTGTCGTCTCGCACGATCGCGTACAAGGGCATGCTGACCACCGCGCAACTGCCGGCCTTCTACCCCGATCTGACCGACGAGCGGTACGCCTCCGCCATCGGACTCGTGCACTCCCGGTTCTCCACCAACACTTTCCCGTCGTGGCCCTTGGCACACCCGTACCGGCTCATCGCCCACAACGGTGAGATCAACACAGTGATGGGCAATCGCAACTGGATGCGGGCTCGGGAAGCCATGCTCACGTCGGATCTGATTCCGGGCGACCTCACGCGGTTGTTCCCGATCTGCACCCCCGGCGCGAGCGACTCCGCATCATTCGACGAAGTCCTCGAGTTGCTGCACCTCGGGGGCCGTTCGCTGCCGCACGCGGTCTTGATGATGATCCCGGAGGCGTGGGAGAACCACACCGACATGGACCCCGCACGACGGGCGTTCTACGAGTTCCACGCCACCTTCATGGAGCCGTGGGATGGGCCCGCCAACGTGTCCTTCACCGATGGCACCGTCATCGGGGCCGTCCTCGATCGCAATGGTCTGCGACCCGGACGGTTCTGGGTCACCGACGACGGCCTGGTCGTATTGGCGTCCGAGGCCGGGGTGCTGGAGCTGGATCCGGCCACGGTGGTCCGCAAGGGTCGACTGCAGCCGGGCCGGATGTTCCTGGTCGACACCGCCGCCGGACGCATTCGCGAGGACGACGAGATCAAGTCGGAACTGGCGGGCGAGGCGCCTTATGAGGACTGGCTGCGCAACGGCATCATCCACCTCGATGACCTGCCCGACCGCGAGCACATCGTCTACACCCGCGAGTCCGTACTGCGTCGCCAGCAGACCTTCGGATACACCGAAGAAGAGGTCCGGATCCTGGTGGCCCCGATGGCCCGCGCCGGTGCCGAGCCGATCGGGTCAATGGGCACCGATACCCCAATCGCGGCAATCAGTGATCGCCCCCGGCTGTTGTTCGACTACTTCTCCCAGTTGTTCGCCCAGGTGACCAATCCGCCCCTCGACGCGCTGCGCGAGGAGATCGTGACCTCACTGGGTACCACCATCGGCCCGGAGGGGAACGTCCTCGAGGCCGTCCCCGGGCACTGTCGTCAGGTACGCCTGCCGTTCCCCGTCATCAACAATGACGATCTGGCCAAGATCCGGAACATCAATGCCGATGGCAACATGCCGGGTCTGGCGGCGGCGCGGGTGTCAGGCCTGTACCGCGTGAGCGGCGGTGGCGAGGCGCTGCGCCGTCGGCTCGACGAGATCTGTCGGGAAGTCGACGCCGTCATCCGTCAGGGCAAGCGGTTCATCATCTTGTCCGACCGCGATTCCACCGGTGAACTCGCGCCGATCCCGTCGCTGTTGCTGACCTCCGCTGTGCATCACCACTTGGTCCGCGAGAAGACCCGCACCATGGTCGGCATCATCGTGGAGGCCGGTGATGTCCGCGAGGTCCATCACGTGGCCCTGCTCATCGGCTACGGGGCCGCCGCGGTGAACCCCTACCTGGCGATGGAGACCGCCGAGGGGCTCGCCCGGCGCGGGATGCTGGGCGATATCGCCCCGGAGACCGCCGTGCGCAACCTGGTCAAGGCGCTCGGCAAGGGGGTGCTCAAGGTCATGTCCAAGATGGGCGTGTCCACGGTGTCCTCCTACTGCGGGGCTCAGATCTTCGAGGCCATCGGACTGTCGGCTGTCCTGGTCGACCAGTACTTCACTGGCACCACCTCCAAACTTGGTGGTGTCGGGCTCGAGGTGATCGCCGAGGAAGTCGCTCGGCGGCACCGCGTGGCCTACCCACCCAGCGGGATCTCGCCGGCACATCGGCGGCTCGCGGTCGGGGGCGAGTACCAGTGGCGTCGGGAAGGTGAACCACATCTGTTCGACCCAGAGACGGTGTTCCGCCTCCAGCACTCCACCCGTGAGAAGAACGCCGACATCTTCCGCGAGTACACCGACCAGGTTGATCAGCAGGCGCAACGCCTGATGACGCTGCGCGGACTGTTCGAGTTCCGCGTCGGGATCCGCGAGCCGATCCCCCTGGAGGAGGTCGAGCCGGCGACCGAGATCGTGAAGCGGTTCTCGACAGGGGCCATGTCGTACGGCTCAATCTCGGCGGAGGCGCACGAGATGCTGGCCATCGCCATGAACCGGATCGGGGCCAAGTCCAACACCGGCGAAGGTGGCGAGGACCCGGAGCGGTTCCTGCCGATGTCCAACGGCGACTCGCGCCGCAGCGCCATCAAGCA from Candidatus Nanopelagicales bacterium includes the following:
- the lgt gene encoding prolipoprotein diacylglyceryl transferase, translating into MTAVLAALPTSIPSPDQGVWNLGPLPVRAYALLIIVGILVAVWVGNRRWIARGGQAGTVADIALWAVPFGIVGGRLYHVISDNQLYFGPGGSGWAGAVQIWQGGLGIWGAVLGGALGAWIGCRRKGIPLPPFGDAIAPGIILAQAIGRFGNYFNQELFGAPTDLPWGLEISPVNRPAGYEVFETFHPTFLYEALWNLAVFAVLLWADRRFRMGHGRVFALYVALYCLGRVWIEMLRIDTANTVLGLRLNVWTAVIVGVGALLYLVISARLRPGRESAAELQPHGSPGQQKSSRRRPRLRGCAVRGPWFGRGCWVGGRLRVLRGQAPA